Proteins encoded in a region of the Elizabethkingia bruuniana genome:
- a CDS encoding CinA family nicotinamide mononucleotide deamidase-related protein — translation MKTATIITIGDEILSGNTVDTNSNFIAQQLKDIGIKVQQIFTISDEISEIETFLKIALENSNLVITTGGLGPTKDDKTKKAYAGFFHDELIFSEELYEKLGKYLEKRGRLELLERNRNQCEVLSKATIFDNHYGTAPCQMMEQNGKFTFCLPGVPFEVKPLIKDQIIPFLKQQWELSFIHTRIVSVVGVPESLLSDTIEDWELALPENVSLSYLPVGTRVKLRLTGTGDNQAILEEQLEQLIQPLKSLIGDHVIAWSEDAIENILASILFDKGLTVSTAESCTTGQLARLLTSVSGSSSYYRGGVIPYFTEMKSQLLNVSEDTIKEHTVVSKEVAIEMAKSCQKIFSSDIAISSTGVSGPNKGEDGKDVGTVYYAIAKGDEIRAFNLFLPGFERNDFVNFVSQKIIETLIVWLEE, via the coding sequence TTGAAAACAGCGACGATTATTACTATTGGTGACGAGATTTTGTCTGGAAACACCGTAGATACCAATTCTAACTTTATAGCACAGCAGCTAAAAGATATCGGAATAAAAGTTCAGCAAATCTTCACCATTTCTGATGAAATTTCTGAAATAGAAACTTTTTTAAAAATAGCATTAGAAAACAGTAATCTTGTAATTACAACCGGAGGCTTAGGGCCTACAAAGGATGATAAAACCAAAAAAGCCTATGCCGGATTTTTTCATGATGAATTAATTTTTTCAGAAGAACTCTATGAGAAATTAGGAAAATACTTGGAAAAAAGAGGCCGTCTTGAACTATTAGAACGTAACAGAAATCAGTGCGAGGTATTATCAAAAGCTACAATTTTTGATAACCATTACGGTACAGCACCATGTCAGATGATGGAACAAAACGGTAAATTTACTTTTTGTTTGCCCGGAGTACCCTTCGAAGTAAAACCATTAATAAAGGATCAGATTATACCATTCCTGAAGCAGCAATGGGAGCTTAGTTTTATTCATACCCGTATTGTAAGCGTGGTAGGAGTTCCTGAAAGTTTGTTGTCCGATACTATTGAAGACTGGGAATTGGCGTTACCTGAAAATGTGAGTCTATCTTATCTTCCGGTAGGAACAAGAGTGAAACTTAGATTAACAGGAACCGGAGATAATCAAGCTATACTTGAAGAACAGCTGGAGCAGCTGATACAGCCTTTGAAATCTCTAATTGGAGATCATGTAATTGCCTGGTCCGAAGATGCTATAGAAAATATTCTGGCCTCTATTTTATTCGATAAAGGATTAACAGTTTCTACCGCCGAGAGCTGTACTACCGGACAATTAGCCAGATTACTGACTTCTGTTTCAGGAAGCAGCAGTTATTATAGAGGAGGGGTTATTCCTTATTTTACTGAAATGAAATCACAGTTGTTAAATGTTTCGGAAGATACTATCAAGGAACACACTGTAGTAAGTAAAGAAGTAGCTATAGAAATGGCAAAATCCTGTCAGAAAATTTTTAGTTCTGATATCGCAATATCCTCTACCGGTGTTTCAGGTCCCAATAAAGGGGAAGATGGTAAAGATGTAGGAACTGTATATTATGCAATAGCAAAAGGAGATGAGATAAGGGCTTTTAATTTATTTCTGCCCGGTTTTGAAAGAAATGATTTTGTGAATTTTGTATCTCAAAAAATTATAGAAACGCTTATTGTCTGGTTGGAAGAATAA
- a CDS encoding M13 family metallopeptidase, translating into MKKITFAALAFSLCFTGVQVNAQQKKGKTVATKTQKDEGLDLSYRDTSVRPQDDFFNYVNGGWLKTAKIPSDKSSWGSFNQLREDTDNNSMNILKEILKSKYPAGSEGQKIQALYTTYTDWTKRNALGISPIKADLDKVDAIKDLKSFQQYIDQATLTGDNPFYGWGAGADMKNSKMNAVYLGGPRLGLGKDYYQKENEANTAILADYKNYITTLLGVIGYQNSASVAQNVLDFEKRMAKTLLTNEQARDANLRYNPKTVAELPALVKNVDLPDYLKTVGVNTDKVIIGEINYYKNLDSFINQENLPLIKDYLKYRIIASNASNLDQKLDDIQFNFYSKRMQGQQEQRSMDKRGLSFVNGIVGEAFGKLYVEKYFPAEAKAEMVVLVDYVKKAFASRIKKLDWMSSVTKEKALDKLNKFTVKVAYPDKWKDYSKLTLKSDADGGSLYSNLQEISKWQYQKGLEKVGKPVDKTEWGMTPQTVNAYYSSSNNEIVFPAAILQPPFFNFKADAAVNFGGIGAVIGHEISHGFDDSGSRFDGDGNLNNWWTDEDRKKFEAATQKLGAQYDTYEPVKGSHVNGKFTMGENIGDLGGVNVAYEALQMYLKDKGNPGKISDLTQDQRFFMSWATVWRTLSTDQYKVNQVKTDPHSPGEYRAFAPLVNVDAFYNAFDIKPGDKLYKKPEDRIKIW; encoded by the coding sequence ATGAAAAAAATAACTTTTGCAGCATTAGCATTTTCTCTTTGTTTTACAGGAGTTCAGGTGAATGCTCAACAAAAAAAAGGAAAGACTGTGGCGACTAAAACGCAAAAAGACGAAGGGCTAGATCTTAGCTACAGAGATACATCTGTACGCCCGCAAGATGACTTCTTTAACTATGTAAACGGTGGTTGGCTGAAAACCGCAAAAATCCCTTCTGACAAATCTAGTTGGGGATCTTTTAATCAGTTAAGAGAAGATACAGATAACAACTCTATGAATATTCTGAAAGAGATTCTGAAATCTAAATATCCTGCAGGATCTGAAGGTCAGAAAATTCAGGCACTTTATACAACATATACTGACTGGACTAAAAGAAATGCTTTAGGAATATCTCCAATTAAAGCTGATCTTGATAAAGTAGATGCTATTAAAGATCTAAAAAGTTTCCAGCAATATATCGATCAGGCAACCCTTACAGGTGATAATCCATTCTATGGATGGGGAGCTGGTGCCGATATGAAAAACTCCAAAATGAATGCAGTTTATTTGGGAGGACCAAGATTAGGATTAGGTAAAGATTATTACCAGAAAGAAAATGAAGCGAATACTGCGATTTTAGCAGATTATAAAAACTATATTACAACATTATTAGGTGTAATTGGTTACCAGAATTCAGCATCAGTAGCTCAGAATGTTTTAGATTTTGAAAAGAGAATGGCTAAAACATTATTAACGAATGAGCAGGCAAGAGATGCCAATCTTCGTTATAACCCTAAGACGGTTGCTGAACTTCCTGCTTTGGTTAAAAATGTAGATCTTCCAGACTATTTAAAAACAGTTGGCGTAAATACTGACAAAGTAATTATAGGTGAAATTAACTATTATAAAAACCTGGATTCTTTTATCAATCAGGAAAACCTTCCTTTAATTAAAGATTATCTTAAATACAGAATTATAGCTTCTAATGCTTCTAATCTGGATCAGAAATTGGATGATATTCAGTTTAATTTCTACAGTAAGAGAATGCAGGGCCAGCAAGAACAGAGATCTATGGATAAAAGAGGTTTATCTTTTGTAAATGGTATTGTAGGTGAAGCTTTCGGAAAACTTTATGTAGAGAAATATTTCCCTGCAGAGGCAAAAGCGGAAATGGTTGTGTTAGTAGATTATGTTAAGAAAGCATTTGCAAGCCGTATTAAAAAACTAGACTGGATGTCTTCTGTAACTAAGGAAAAAGCATTGGATAAACTTAATAAGTTTACTGTAAAAGTTGCTTACCCTGATAAATGGAAGGACTATTCTAAATTAACATTGAAGTCTGATGCAGATGGTGGTTCACTATATAGCAATCTTCAGGAGATTTCTAAGTGGCAGTACCAGAAAGGTCTTGAAAAAGTAGGTAAACCTGTAGATAAGACAGAATGGGGAATGACACCACAGACTGTTAATGCATATTATAGTTCTTCAAACAACGAGATCGTATTCCCTGCAGCTATTCTTCAGCCTCCTTTCTTCAACTTTAAAGCAGATGCTGCTGTTAATTTTGGTGGAATCGGAGCTGTAATTGGACACGAAATTTCTCACGGATTCGACGATAGTGGTTCCCGTTTTGATGGTGATGGTAACCTGAACAACTGGTGGACAGACGAAGACAGAAAGAAATTTGAGGCTGCAACTCAAAAATTGGGGGCACAATATGATACTTATGAGCCTGTAAAAGGATCTCACGTAAATGGTAAATTTACAATGGGAGAGAATATTGGTGATTTAGGAGGTGTTAATGTAGCTTATGAAGCTTTACAAATGTATCTGAAAGATAAGGGGAACCCTGGTAAGATCAGTGACCTTACTCAGGATCAAAGATTCTTTATGTCTTGGGCAACTGTATGGAGAACTCTATCTACTGACCAGTACAAAGTGAATCAGGTTAAAACTGATCCGCATTCACCGGGAGAGTACAGAGCTTTTGCACCGTTGGTAAATGTTGATGCATTCTATAATGCCTTTGATATTAAACCAGGAGATAAACTTTATAAAAAACCAGAAGACAGAATTAAAATCTGGTAA
- a CDS encoding head GIN domain-containing protein produces the protein MKNIIAGAIAIVAVQFSFAQTVKNVGTFSSLKVYDKIPVVLIPSTSNKVEVNGKKSSDVEVVNKNGELKVRMTTTNLLQGDDVKVRVFYDRLNDIQASQGATVSNEGVLEGNKIVLTANEGSSIIMGLKAKTLEVKSNTGGLITLSGHANNQNAIVNTGAKYYGKQLATTTTSVTVNAGGEAEVSATESVDAKTRAGGNITVYGNPADKKTKKIAGGNISFK, from the coding sequence ATGAAAAATATTATAGCAGGCGCTATCGCCATAGTTGCAGTTCAGTTTTCTTTTGCTCAAACGGTTAAAAACGTTGGGACATTCAGTTCTCTGAAAGTTTACGATAAAATTCCGGTAGTATTAATTCCTTCTACATCCAATAAAGTAGAAGTGAATGGGAAAAAATCTTCAGATGTAGAGGTTGTCAATAAAAATGGAGAGCTAAAAGTAAGAATGACAACAACTAATCTTTTACAGGGAGATGATGTAAAAGTAAGGGTATTCTATGACAGGCTGAACGATATTCAGGCTAGTCAGGGAGCGACAGTAAGTAATGAAGGAGTATTAGAAGGAAATAAAATTGTACTTACAGCCAATGAAGGTTCTTCAATTATTATGGGGCTTAAAGCTAAGACACTGGAAGTGAAATCTAATACAGGCGGGCTTATAACATTATCCGGTCATGCCAATAATCAAAATGCAATTGTGAATACAGGGGCTAAATATTATGGAAAACAGTTGGCAACTACGACTACTAGTGTTACAGTAAATGCAGGAGGTGAGGCAGAGGTTTCGGCAACGGAATCAGTAGATGCTAAAACGCGTGCCGGAGGTAATATTACAGTATATGGAAATCCTGCAGATAAGAAAACTAAAAAAATTGCCGGAGGTAATATTAGTTTCAAATAA
- a CDS encoding tetratricopeptide repeat protein codes for MLIIQMMLRKIYTCTTVLFLLSLQAQNAKSYDKVYSKILHETYHKNFDKAIIAGDSLYRSSAKPAFQVKSLMLLAQLYQRKGEVEKAVSYAEKSEDIIEKYQIYDYSARVFGFLASQYRIISLYDKSKSYTEKALSAVKYIKDPAESDNVTGLMLQELAHYDIKTKQYKKAIFKLEKAQEKFSLLREKDFFTATNNQLMGVCYIGAGMYDKAITYYKEALVYANKNIPKSTLAGKVFQGLALAYVRNGELDEAKEYLDKAEDYVKDSKYLGLNQEIYSTSQEYYAKKNDAQNFTLATEKKDSLSELISSLNTSFLNQQFSKLEKQNTEQEKKNFTKSIFIAVSGVFIIGNLLFFFFYSRAKKRQILKIRNILKNLKEKNNEQAEIEVTGKSDDNTDAGTTLMSLETEQLLLTKLENFEREQLFTDKKVSLSYVATHIGTNTKYLSFVIKKYKGKDFTTYINELRINYILDKLNTEPVYRQYKISTLAEDAGFSSHSKFTTIFKSVTDVSPSHFIKYIENKDNQSVTE; via the coding sequence ATGCTAATAATACAAATGATGCTTCGGAAAATTTATACATGTACGACAGTTCTTTTTTTATTGTCATTGCAAGCACAAAATGCTAAAAGCTATGATAAAGTATATTCTAAAATACTGCATGAAACCTATCATAAGAACTTTGATAAAGCTATAATTGCTGGTGACTCACTATATAGAAGTTCAGCTAAACCTGCATTTCAGGTTAAAAGTCTTATGCTATTAGCGCAATTATACCAACGAAAAGGAGAGGTAGAGAAGGCTGTTAGTTATGCGGAGAAGTCGGAAGATATTATAGAGAAGTACCAAATTTATGATTATAGTGCAAGGGTATTTGGCTTCCTGGCGTCACAATACAGAATTATCAGTCTGTATGATAAATCAAAATCTTATACTGAGAAAGCACTTAGTGCTGTAAAGTATATCAAAGATCCTGCTGAATCGGATAATGTAACGGGGTTGATGCTGCAGGAATTGGCCCATTATGATATTAAAACGAAACAATATAAAAAAGCAATTTTTAAATTAGAAAAAGCTCAGGAAAAATTCAGTCTTCTTCGTGAAAAAGATTTCTTTACGGCTACAAATAACCAACTGATGGGTGTCTGCTATATTGGTGCAGGAATGTATGATAAAGCAATTACTTATTATAAAGAAGCTTTGGTATATGCAAACAAAAACATTCCTAAAAGTACTTTGGCAGGAAAAGTGTTTCAGGGCTTAGCACTGGCTTATGTTCGGAATGGAGAGTTGGACGAAGCAAAAGAATATCTGGATAAAGCTGAAGATTATGTGAAAGATTCCAAGTATTTGGGACTTAATCAGGAAATTTACAGTACTTCACAGGAATATTATGCTAAGAAAAATGATGCACAAAATTTTACATTAGCAACGGAAAAAAAGGATTCTTTATCGGAACTGATTTCTTCTCTTAATACGAGTTTTCTGAATCAGCAATTCTCTAAGCTTGAAAAACAGAATACAGAACAGGAGAAAAAAAATTTCACTAAAAGTATATTTATTGCAGTAAGCGGTGTTTTCATTATCGGAAATCTGCTGTTCTTCTTTTTCTACAGCAGAGCAAAGAAGAGACAAATATTAAAAATCAGAAATATTTTAAAAAATCTTAAAGAAAAGAATAATGAACAAGCTGAAATAGAAGTGACAGGGAAATCCGATGATAATACAGATGCTGGTACAACCCTAATGTCTTTAGAAACGGAACAATTGCTTTTGACAAAACTTGAAAATTTTGAAAGAGAACAATTATTTACAGACAAAAAAGTTTCACTATCCTATGTTGCAACTCATATAGGAACCAATACAAAATATTTGTCCTTTGTTATAAAAAAATACAAAGGGAAAGATTTTACTACTTATATCAATGAACTCAGGATCAATTATATCTTGGATAAACTTAATACGGAACCTGTATACAGACAATATAAGATAAGTACACTGGCTGAAGATGCCGGCTTTTCTTCTCACAGTAAGTTTACAACAATTTTTAAGAGTGTTACGGATGTATCTCCGTCACATTTTATTAAATATATTGAGAATAAAGACAATCAGAGTGTAACCGAATAG
- a CDS encoding DUF2264 domain-containing protein → MRNIKLIIVMQFAVLSCASQLFGQSSKGYVPKDGQEDRKFWVKTLDKIAYPVVHNLAEGTLRKNMPVEIPPGLKPDFFNKVTHLEAVGRTMAGVAPWLALPDDNTEEAKVRSRLRTELLKGLKNAVDPQNPDYLNFRTEKQPIVDAAYMAHAFIRAPKALWEPLDETTKKRVIEEFKALRTRSGAYNNWLLFAGLNEAFLLSVGEQPDPVRIEFAKRKILEWYQGDGWYSDGPSMSIDYYNSYVIHPMLVDFFKVLLDRKMIQQQEYDQAVKRMVRYSEFTERFISPEGTYPPFGRSITYRTAAFQALGQTALMHKLPDYIDPAQVRCGLSAVMHRMYDHANNFDKAGWLVLGFNGHQPGIADYYTSTGSLYMATLGFLPLGLPATDKFWTNPPAAWTAKKAWAGEPFPKDYHVEY, encoded by the coding sequence ATGAGAAACATCAAATTAATAATTGTGATGCAGTTTGCTGTATTAAGCTGTGCATCTCAGTTATTCGGACAATCCTCTAAAGGATATGTACCCAAAGATGGTCAGGAAGACCGTAAATTCTGGGTGAAAACATTAGACAAAATTGCTTATCCCGTAGTTCATAATCTGGCAGAAGGTACTCTTCGGAAAAATATGCCCGTGGAAATACCTCCCGGATTAAAGCCAGACTTTTTTAATAAAGTAACACATCTGGAAGCTGTAGGGCGGACTATGGCAGGTGTAGCACCATGGTTGGCATTACCGGATGACAATACGGAAGAAGCCAAAGTAAGATCCAGACTAAGAACTGAACTATTGAAGGGTCTTAAAAATGCTGTTGATCCTCAGAATCCGGATTATCTTAATTTCAGGACAGAAAAGCAACCGATTGTAGATGCCGCTTATATGGCACATGCCTTTATAAGAGCACCAAAAGCATTGTGGGAACCTCTGGATGAAACGACTAAAAAAAGAGTAATCGAAGAATTTAAAGCACTTCGCACAAGATCCGGAGCTTATAACAATTGGTTATTATTTGCAGGACTAAACGAAGCGTTTTTACTAAGTGTAGGAGAACAGCCAGATCCGGTTCGTATCGAGTTTGCTAAAAGAAAAATATTGGAATGGTATCAGGGAGACGGTTGGTATAGTGACGGACCAAGTATGAGTATAGATTACTATAACTCTTATGTTATCCATCCTATGCTGGTAGATTTCTTCAAAGTTTTACTGGATCGTAAAATGATCCAACAACAAGAATACGATCAGGCTGTAAAAAGAATGGTTCGTTATTCAGAGTTTACAGAAAGATTTATTAGCCCAGAAGGTACTTATCCACCGTTCGGAAGAAGTATCACTTATAGGACAGCTGCATTCCAGGCACTTGGGCAAACAGCGCTGATGCATAAATTACCCGATTATATAGATCCTGCACAGGTAAGATGTGGGCTTAGTGCGGTTATGCACAGAATGTACGATCATGCTAATAACTTTGATAAAGCAGGATGGCTGGTATTAGGGTTTAACGGTCATCAGCCAGGAATAGCGGATTATTATACATCCACCGGGAGTTTATATATGGCAACATTAGGTTTCTTACCACTAGGCTTGCCGGCTACCGATAAATTCTGGACTAATCCTCCCGCTGCGTGGACTGCTAAAAAAGCATGGGCAGGAGAGCCTTTCCCCAAAGACTATCATGTAGAATATTAA
- a CDS encoding dienelactone hydrolase family protein — MKIQILSVSLLLLLSGTIACKKTPENTDAKYTKNLQKEIVAEDLTYSENGKTFKSFLAFDKSKAGKLPVVFIIPEWWGMNDYVKNRAKQLADLGYIAIAVDMYGDGKVIGNPDDAGKLAKPFYGNADLAKQSFEAALKQIEKNEKADTGKMAAIGYCFGGAMALNMARINEPLKGVISFHGNLMTGVKPTTNSIPVLVLNGEDDTFVSKDEIASFKKQMDSAGVKYEFVNYPGAIHSFTNPDATAVGKKYKLKVAYNEAADKASWKEMITFFNKIFK, encoded by the coding sequence ATGAAAATACAAATCTTATCCGTGTCTTTATTGCTCTTGTTGTCAGGGACAATAGCTTGTAAGAAGACACCAGAGAATACTGACGCTAAATACACAAAGAATCTTCAGAAAGAGATTGTTGCCGAAGATCTTACGTATTCCGAAAATGGTAAAACATTTAAATCTTTTCTGGCCTTTGATAAAAGTAAAGCTGGAAAATTACCTGTGGTTTTTATTATACCGGAATGGTGGGGCATGAATGATTATGTGAAAAACCGCGCAAAGCAATTAGCAGATTTAGGATATATAGCGATAGCTGTGGATATGTATGGTGATGGAAAAGTAATAGGTAATCCAGATGATGCCGGAAAGCTGGCGAAACCGTTTTATGGTAATGCAGATCTTGCAAAGCAAAGTTTTGAAGCTGCATTGAAACAGATAGAAAAAAATGAAAAAGCTGATACAGGGAAAATGGCAGCAATAGGTTATTGTTTTGGTGGGGCAATGGCTCTTAATATGGCCAGAATTAACGAACCGCTGAAAGGAGTCATTAGTTTTCATGGAAATCTGATGACTGGTGTAAAACCAACAACTAACAGTATACCTGTGCTCGTACTGAATGGAGAAGATGACACATTTGTTTCTAAAGATGAAATTGCATCTTTTAAAAAACAGATGGATTCTGCTGGGGTTAAGTATGAGTTTGTTAACTATCCTGGCGCAATACATTCTTTTACCAATCCCGATGCTACGGCAGTTGGAAAAAAATATAAACTGAAGGTTGCATATAATGAAGCCGCAGATAAAGCTTCATGGAAAGAAATGATAACCTTTTTTAATAAAATCTTTAAATAA
- a CDS encoding helix-turn-helix domain-containing protein, which translates to MIYKIYLLVICFFVLLVKAQDYEAYSKVHENILHKIAQEDFDKAIVAADSLYKSSVIPAYRVRSLLLIATLYQQKNDMDKAISYAEKADEIIKITDDYAWQTRVNGFLASQYRFLKLYDKSRYYSQKALATAKKISNRVDAFKVQGLIMQELAHFDFEQHRYKEAIDKYKKAQGYFDKLSSKEFFTASNDQLMGVCYINIGEYKKAIACYNKALLFTDKEMPGSALAGRIYQELALAYIRNDEPDKAKIYLDRAEEYARKSVYIDLDKDIYHTAQEYYTKKKDAKRIFAATGKKDSLSAEIEDQNAELINNKYLNLEKEGVEKTKKGLTKSILIYVTVLFILGNILFFIIYRYRQKKRINKIQDILNKLAEENKLVQTNPKKSDNNTTSVMSEETEKTLLEKLNIFEQEVRFIDKNMSLSYMVTFMDTNTKYLSYIIKKYRAKDFTTYTNELRINYILKKLSAEPIYRQYKISALADEVGISSHSKFTTTFKNVTGVSPSEFIKFISKNEDH; encoded by the coding sequence ATGATTTATAAAATTTATTTACTTGTTATATGCTTTTTCGTATTATTAGTGAAAGCTCAGGATTATGAAGCTTATAGCAAAGTTCATGAAAATATACTTCATAAGATAGCTCAGGAAGATTTTGATAAAGCAATTGTAGCTGCAGATTCATTGTATAAGAGTTCTGTTATACCTGCATACAGAGTCCGCAGCTTGTTACTCATAGCAACACTATATCAACAGAAAAATGATATGGATAAAGCAATAAGTTATGCTGAAAAAGCTGATGAAATTATAAAGATTACCGATGATTATGCATGGCAAACCAGAGTAAATGGTTTTCTGGCATCTCAGTACAGGTTTCTGAAACTCTATGATAAATCCAGATATTATTCCCAAAAAGCATTAGCAACAGCAAAGAAAATCAGTAATCGTGTTGATGCTTTTAAGGTTCAGGGACTTATAATGCAGGAACTAGCTCATTTTGATTTTGAACAACATCGTTATAAAGAAGCTATTGATAAATATAAAAAAGCCCAGGGATATTTTGATAAACTTTCCTCAAAAGAGTTTTTTACAGCTTCCAATGATCAATTGATGGGAGTATGTTACATTAATATCGGAGAATACAAAAAAGCCATCGCCTGCTATAATAAAGCATTACTCTTCACAGATAAGGAAATGCCGGGAAGTGCTTTGGCAGGAAGGATCTATCAGGAGCTGGCATTGGCTTATATACGGAATGATGAACCGGATAAAGCTAAAATCTATCTGGACAGGGCTGAAGAATATGCCCGAAAGTCTGTATACATAGATCTGGATAAAGACATTTATCACACGGCACAGGAATATTATACTAAGAAAAAAGATGCAAAAAGAATTTTTGCAGCTACAGGAAAAAAAGATTCTCTTTCTGCAGAAATAGAAGATCAGAATGCGGAGCTTATTAATAATAAATACCTCAACCTGGAGAAAGAAGGTGTGGAGAAAACTAAAAAAGGACTCACTAAAAGTATATTGATATATGTGACTGTTCTTTTTATATTGGGAAATATATTGTTTTTCATTATATACAGATACAGGCAAAAAAAGCGTATCAATAAAATTCAAGATATACTGAATAAGCTTGCTGAAGAAAATAAATTGGTGCAAACCAATCCAAAAAAATCTGATAATAATACAACTTCAGTCATGTCGGAAGAAACAGAAAAGACACTTCTGGAAAAACTAAATATATTTGAACAGGAAGTACGGTTTATAGATAAAAATATGTCTTTGTCCTATATGGTAACATTTATGGATACCAATACTAAATATCTCTCTTATATTATTAAGAAATATAGAGCGAAAGATTTTACTACTTATACCAATGAGCTTAGAATTAATTATATTTTAAAAAAATTAAGTGCCGAACCTATATACAGACAATATAAAATAAGTGCATTAGCTGACGAGGTAGGAATAAGTTCTCATAGCAAATTTACAACTACCTTTAAAAATGTTACAGGTGTTTCGCCTTCGGAGTTTATTAAGTTTATTAGTAAAAATGAAGATCACTGA
- a CDS encoding AraC family transcriptional regulator: MLKIKICFLGLFLTLIVKGQDAEAFNKIYVKTYLETSQKDFKKALAVSDSLFNISQTPLLQTKSLMLSATLYQQTHDLKRSVDYALKAEKIIEQTSDASWNTRVLGFLSTQYRLLGLFNKSRTYSEKALEYAGKIENKEAASSAKGLVSQELAYYNIAVQKYQKAIENIESSQKYFDNISQNKDFMTAGNKQLLGLCYYNLGDTGRSLKYYNEALTLLKDGPENYLTGIVYSGIAEVYMKTDELDKAKEYLDKAVKIADKSEYLQLKKEVYKRTQEYYSKVQDIENLRKINDKKDVVEEKISKKTDAFINNAYVQLENNNIKTKETGSLRNIAILMVGLGILCGILIFTFYRRRQKQQLVRMQYILDQHKKRQKESYASLNSSAPEHSAAKEKSTQMMPPETESALLEALHKFEKQQLYKDKNASLSYVASYMETNTKYLSYIIKKHRQKDFTSYINELRVDYIIEKLTTDPIYRQYKISVLADEAGFSSHSKFATIFKNITDVSPSHFINYINQKKV; encoded by the coding sequence ATGTTGAAGATAAAAATTTGCTTTCTTGGTCTGTTTCTTACGCTAATAGTGAAAGGCCAGGATGCTGAAGCTTTTAATAAAATATATGTAAAAACATATCTTGAAACTTCTCAGAAAGATTTCAAAAAAGCCTTGGCTGTTTCAGACTCTCTCTTTAATATATCACAAACCCCTTTGTTACAGACAAAGAGCCTTATGCTTTCTGCTACTTTATATCAACAGACTCATGATCTTAAAAGATCCGTAGATTATGCCTTGAAAGCAGAAAAAATTATAGAACAGACAAGTGATGCATCTTGGAATACACGGGTTTTGGGTTTTCTTTCCACTCAGTATCGTCTTTTGGGCCTGTTCAATAAATCCAGAACTTATTCGGAAAAAGCATTGGAGTATGCCGGAAAAATAGAAAATAAAGAAGCAGCTAGTAGTGCCAAAGGTCTTGTGTCGCAGGAATTGGCTTATTATAATATAGCAGTTCAGAAATACCAAAAGGCTATCGAAAATATAGAATCTTCTCAAAAGTATTTTGATAACATCAGTCAGAATAAAGATTTTATGACAGCTGGTAATAAGCAACTTTTAGGCTTGTGTTATTATAATCTAGGGGATACAGGGCGTTCCCTCAAATATTATAATGAAGCCTTAACGTTACTGAAAGACGGACCGGAAAATTATCTTACCGGAATTGTTTATTCCGGAATTGCCGAGGTATATATGAAGACAGATGAATTGGATAAAGCTAAGGAGTATCTGGATAAAGCTGTGAAAATAGCAGATAAATCAGAATATCTGCAGCTGAAAAAAGAAGTTTATAAAAGAACCCAAGAGTATTACAGCAAAGTACAGGATATTGAGAACCTTCGTAAAATAAATGATAAAAAAGATGTTGTAGAAGAGAAAATTTCCAAAAAAACAGATGCTTTTATCAATAATGCTTATGTTCAGTTAGAAAATAATAATATTAAAACAAAAGAAACCGGCTCTCTGAGAAATATTGCTATCCTTATGGTTGGTTTAGGTATTTTGTGCGGGATATTAATTTTTACATTCTACCGGAGGAGACAAAAGCAGCAATTGGTCAGAATGCAGTATATTCTGGATCAGCATAAAAAAAGGCAAAAAGAATCTTATGCATCTTTAAATTCATCTGCACCAGAACATAGCGCTGCAAAAGAAAAAAGCACACAGATGATGCCTCCGGAAACGGAGAGTGCTTTGCTGGAAGCTTTGCACAAGTTTGAAAAACAGCAGCTTTATAAAGATAAAAATGCTTCACTATCCTATGTAGCCTCTTATATGGAAACCAATACAAAATATCTTTCTTATATCATTAAAAAACACAGGCAAAAAGATTTCACAAGCTATATCAATGAACTCAGAGTTGATTATATCATAGAAAAACTAACGACAGATCCCATATACAGACAATACAAGATAAGTGTGCTTGCAGATGAAGCCGGCTTTTCTTCGCACAGTAAGTTTGCAACAATTTTTAAAAATATAACAGATGTATCTCCGTCACATTTTATTAATTACATAAACCAGAAGAAGGTCTGA